The sequence below is a genomic window from Burkholderia contaminans.
CGTCTTCCGACGTCACGCCGAGCTCGCGTGCCTTGAGCTGGTCGATGTCGAACGACACCGATCGCTCGGCCGGCTCGTCCCAGTCGAACTGCACGTTGCGTGTGCGGGCGTCGGCGCGCACCTTGTCCGCGACTTTCTCGGCGATGCCGCGTACGGTCGCGATGTCGTCGCCGCTGACGCGGAACTTGATCGGGAAGCCGACGGGCGGGCCGTTCTCGAGCCGCGCGACACGCGTGCGCACGGTCGGGAAGCCGCTCGCGAGCGTCGACTCGAGCCAGTGCGACAGGCGATCGCGCGATTCGATGTCCTTCGCCGTGATCACGAACTGCGCGAAATTCGGCTGCTGCAGCTGCTGGTCGAGCGGCAGGTAGAAACGCGGCGCGCCGGTGCCGACGAAATCGACGACGTGTGCGATTTCAGGCCGGCCGTCGAGCACCTTCTCGAGCCGCCTGGCCTCGCGCAGCGTCGCGTCGAACGATGCGCCTTCCGGCAGGCGCATGTCCACCAGCAGTTCCGGTCGTTCCGAATTCGGGAAAAACTGCTGCGGCACGCGCGTGAACGCGGCCATCGCGATCGCGAACAGCACGGCCGTCACGCCGAGCACGACCCAGCGGCGCTCGATGCAGGCCGAGATCCATCCGGACAGGCGCCGGTAGAAGCCCGTGTCGTACACCGCGTCGCCATGCGCGTGACCGTCGTGATGCGCGCGTTCGGGCAGCATGTGGTAGCCGAGCAGCGGCACCAGCACGACGGCCGCGAACCACGACACGATCAGCGCGATCGCCGATACCTCGAAGATCGAGCGCGTGTATTCGCCGGTGCTCGATTTCGCGAGCGCGATCGGCAGGAAGCCCGACACGGTGACGAGCGTGCCCGTGAGCATCGGGAACGCCGTGCTCGTGTACGCGAATGCCGCGGCGCGCGTACGGCTCCAGCCCTGTTCGAGCTTCACGGCCATCATTTCGACGGCGATGATCGCGTCGTCCACCAGCAGCCCGAGCGCGAGCACCAGCGTGCCGAGCGACACCTTGTCCAGGCCGATGCCGAATACGTGCATGCAGAGCGCCGTCACCGCAAGCACGATCGGAATCGTGATGACCACGACCATGCCGGTGCGCAGGCCGAGCGACACGAGGCTCACGACGAGCACGATCGCGACGGCTTCGCCGACCGCTTCGACGAAGTCGTCCACCGAGTGCTTGACCGCGTGCGGCATGCTCGCCACCGCCGTCAGCTTCAGGCCGGCCGGCAGGCCCGCCTGCAGCTCGGCCGCTTTCGCGTCCAGCGCCTTGCCGAGGTCGATCACGTCGCCGCCCTTCTGCATCGTGACGCCGATGCCGAGCACCGCGTGGCCGTTCGTCCGCATCTGCGTGACGGGCGGATCGTCGTAGCCGCGCGTGACGGTCGCGACGTCGCCCAGCCGGAACGTGCGGCCGTTCACGGTGACGAGCATGTCGGCGAGCGCCTGCGTGTCCTTGAACGCGCCGCTCGGCCGAACGAACACACGGTCGTCCGCGGTCGTGATGGTGCCGGCCGGCGCGACGGCATTCTGTGCGTCGATCGCCTGCGCGAGCTGCTGCGGCGTGATCGCGAGGCGCGTCAACTGCGCGTTCGAGATCTCGACGAACACGTGCTGGGCGGGATCGCCGAAGTAGTCGACCTTCGCGACGCCCGGCACACGCAGCAGCGCGGCGCGCAGCCGGTCCGCATAGTCGTGCAGTTGCGCGGGCGAATAGCCGTCGCCTTCCAGCGCGTAGATATTGGTGTATACGTCGCCGAATTCATCGTTGAAGAACGGGCCGACGGTGCCTTTGGGCAGTGTCGAGCGGATGTCGCCGACCTTCTTGCGCACCTGGTACCAGGTCTCCGGTACCTGGTCGACCGGCGCCGAATCCTTCATCGAGAAGAAGATCATCGACTCGCCGGGGCGCGAATAGCTCTTGATGTTGTCGACGTACGGCGCCGCCTGCAGCTGGCGGCCGATCCGGTCCGTGACCTGTTCCTGCACGTCGCGCGCCGTCGCGCCGGGCCAGTAGGTCTGGATCACCATCGTGCGGAACGTGAACGGCGGATCCTCCGATTGCGCGAGACGCGTATAGCCGATCACGCCGAAGATCGTCGCGAGGCCGATCAGGAAGATCACCAGTTGCTGGTGCTTCAACGCCCACGCGGACAGGTTGAAGCGGTCGTCGTCGCGCGACGCGGATCCGGCTTGGGCGCGATGTCCGTCGCCGGTGCCGTGCGGAGTTTGCGGAGCGTTCATGATGCGAGATCCTCCGCGTGCAGCGGTGGCACGATGCGCACGTGCTGGCCGGCACTGACCGTGTGGACGCCCTGCATCACGACGCGCTCGTCGTTCGCGAGGCCGGACGTGACGGTGACCGTGCGTTCGTCGTAGCGGCCGATCGTCACCGCGCGCAGTTCGAGCGTGTCGCTACCCTTGCGGACGACCCACACGGCCGGGGCTTCGCCGCGGTGAAAGAGCGCGGTGGCCGGCAGCGTGATCGCTTGGTCCGCGGCGGGCCCGGCGGCAGCATCGAACGTCACGTTCGCCGTCATGCCGGAGCGTACGTCCGGGCCCGGCGAGAGCAGCGTCAGCTTCACGCGCCAGGTGCGGCTCTGCGGATCGGCGGCAGCGGCGACTTCGCGCACGCGTGCATCGAGCACCTTGCCCGGAAGGGCCGTCAGGCTGACACGAGCGGGGCGACCGACCGCGAGATCGGGCAGGTCGCGCTCCGACACGTCGCACACGATGTCGAGATCGCCGCTCCAGTCGAGATGGAACACGGCCTGGCCGGGCTCGACGTTTTGCCCGGTATCGGCATCTTCGGACGTGATCACGCCGTCGTGATCGGCCGTCAGCGTCGCGTAGCGCAGGTGATCGCCGGCGAGCGCCATTTGCGCGAGCGCGGAATCGCGCTGCGCGACCGCCGACGCATACGCGTCCTGCGTCGTCTCGAGCTGCGCCGGTGCGATCAGGTTGGCCTGCGCCTGCGCACGATCGCGATCCAGTTGCTGTTTCGCGTATGCGACACGGTGCTCGGCCGCATCGAGCTGCGCACGCGCATTCAGCAACGTGTTGCGCAGATCGGCCGGGTCGAGCGTCGCGATGGCCTGGCCGGCCTTGACCGTGTCGCCGATTCGCACGCGCCGCTCGACGATCTTGCCGCCGACGCGAAACGACAGCGGCGTCGAATAGCGTGCCTGGACCTGCGCCGGCAGCACGCGTTGCGCCGTGCCGTTGTCCTCGTGCACCGCCAGCGCGACGACCGGCTGCAGTTCGGGCGCGGGCGTCTCGTGGGAATGGCAGGCCGTCAGCAGAATCGCGCAGCACGCGATGGCGACGGGCGCCCGCCGGGCCGGCGGGACGATGCGTGTCAGAAGCGGGCGCGTGAAGGTTCGCGCGTCAAGACCGGGTGATTTCACGATGTTTCCAGGACAAGTGAGGGTCAACTGAACAGGGTTGGGCGACCACGGGGGCGCCCCGATTCATGCACATGCGGTGCGGCGCGTTCGTCGCCGCCGATTCTTCATATCAATCAGTACTGCGATGTTTCCATTACGGCTTGCTCCGGCTGCCGGCATGCCGATTTCCTGTGCGGGGCAGACGCGAACGTGCGGATGCGCACGCAGCGCTTCGGCGGCCCGACGGCCGCGCGAAGCCGAGCGGCACCGCTCGTCGTTGCGGCCGAAGCCGCGCGCGACACGACAGGTGACGAAGCGGCGGTGACGGCGTGCTCGGCGCTTTTGGCGCCGATTTCGCTTGCTGCCGCGCGTCGGGCACAGCCCCTCGACAGGAGCCGGATGCTGTGATTTTCGAGATTAGACTCATAACTGATAAAGTTGTCAAGTATGAGTGAGTAATCTAAAATTGCGCCATGCAAAAAGTTCTATCGAATAGAGGAAGAGGAGGCGGGCTCATGGACGATCGGACAATCGGGCCCCGTCGGCCGGCCGGCAGCGCCGGTGTAGCGGCGCCGCGCCAGCCGCGCGGCGCCCGGCGCAAGGCGGCCACGCGCATGCGGTTGCTGCACGCGGCGTTCAGGCTGATGGCGGAAAAGGGGCCGGACAACGTGGCGATCAGCGAGATCACCGAGGCGGCGGATGTGGGGTTCGGTTCGTTCTACTACCACTTCGAATCGAAGGACGGCATCTTCGCTGCGCTTACGGAGTGGGTGTTCGACGATTTTGCGGACGGGCTCGAGCGTCTCGCGAACGGCTTGTCCGATCCGGCAGAGGTCGTGTCCGTCTGCGTACGCCACACGCTGATGCGTGCGCGCCGCGAGCGGCTGTGGGCCCGGTTCCTGATGCGCGAGGGCTTCTCGGTGCGCGCGCTCGACCACGGGCTCGGTCGGCGGTTGCGGCGGGACAGCGAACGCGGCATCGCCGCACGCCGCTTCGTCGTCGACGATCCGCTGATGAGCGTGCTAGCGATGACCGGAACGATTCTCGCGGCGATCGCCGCGGAGTGTCACGCGACGGCTGCGTCGGCGAGCGGCATGCCGGAGCGGGTGGCGGCGCTGGTGTTGCAGACGCTCGGCCTCACGCGCGCCGAGGCGCACGATGTCGCGACCCGACCGTTGCCCCCGGGCGACTTCGCCACGGCGGATACCGCGTGACTGTTCGCGGCATGCCGTTGCCAGGGCGGCTGCGTCCCGTCAAGCGTCGCGACGGGTTCTCGCAGGCAGCGTCGGGCCGAAATCGGCGTAGCGGTCGCGGATGATCGACAGCGCACGATCGGCGGCTCCTGGGTCCAGACGACGGTTGCCGAGCTTCGATCGGTGTCCCGACACCGAACTTGCCTGACCGTGCTCACGTAGCCGGGCGGCCAGCCGGCGAACCTGCGGCGTCGTTGACGCCAGCCGTTCTGCCGCACGCCATGGCTTGAGCTTGCCGTCGGCTACGTCCTGAACGACCTTGAACCTGTTCGGTTCCCGCATCGTCATCGTGATCCGCTCCGTTGCAGCGATCGCAGCCTCCGGCACCGGGCACCCGGCGGCCGATTAGCTTACGCGGCCTGAAAGCAATGGGATGGACGCCCCAACCCGAAACGTCGCAGTCGTGCAGAAGTAGGATTGTGCGTGCACCACGTCCACGAACAGGCGCTCCCGTCATGATGGCTGCGGTTGTTGGCATCGATCCGGCTAAGAATGTCTTCCAGTTGCACGGCGGCAACGAGCACGGCAGGGTGGTGCTGAAAACCTAGCCGAACGTGATGAACTGCGCCGACGACCACACCTTGCTGTCGTTGCGTTGCCGCCCAAAGAAATAGACCGGGCGGTAGCCGAATTCCGCATGGCCGGGCGCCACCTCGATGCTGCCGGAGAGATCGACGGGCAGCGGCTGGTCGGTCAGCCGCTCGACCGCGACGAACAGCTCCGTTCCGCCAAGCGCATGCGTCGCCGTACCACGCGCGAGCAGTTCCGCACCGCTGATCTCGAAACGGAATTCAGGCGCATGGACGAATGGATTACGCTGCAGCGGATCGCCGACCTTCGCGAAGCTGTCGATCGTGCCTTCGACCACGATCGTCGCGGCGGCGAGATTGCCGATGTCGAGCTCGATGCTGTCGGCGTCGCCGTAGGTGTCGCTGTGGAATTCGACGTCGGTCGCGCCGGTGCGCCATGCCGATTCCTCGACATGCTCGAACCCGTTGGACCCGAAACGATGGATCGTGCCGTTGACGATCCGGATCCGGCCGCGCCACGCAGCCCAGCGGTAGCGATCGCGAATGCGGGCGCCGCCCCAGCGCACCCGGACGAGGCGCTCCGCGTAGCCGAGTTCCGCATGCAGGTTGCGCTCCCAAAGCAGACCGTCGTGATCGTACGCGGCCACGTATTCCCAGCCTGACTGGCCGAGCAGCCGGTAGTCGAGCCGCGCCGGCCCATGGTGCGCGAATGCGTCGCCTTGCCAGTGATCGCCGCAGCGCACGAGCAGCGCGCTGTGCTCGCCGGTGGTCGCCCACGTGCGGCGCGCGCGCAGTGCTTCGCCGACGTGCTTGCGGTCGAGCGCGGGTGCGAGCACGCCCGTCAGCCCGCCATGGACGCCGAAGACCTGCACGCCGGGTGCGCCGCCGCCCGGCCGGCCGCGATGTTCGTCGCCGCTGGCCGCGACGCCGAGCCGGTAGCCGCGTTCGATCACATCCTGATACAGCCAGCCGAAGTGGCCCCACGACGACGCGATCTCGACGAGCCGTTCAAGCTCGGGGTGGTGCCAGTCCGGAATGTAGCGGCGGCCGCCGACATGCGGCATCACGAGATGCTGCGCGGCATCGTCCGCATACGCATCCCACAGTTCCTCGACGGGCCAGCGGCCGAGCTCGACCGCCGTGCCTTTCATGTCCTCGTTCCAGACGAGCGTGCGATTGTGCTCGCCGCGCGCGTTGTACGGAAAATCCGGTCGAGCGTCGCCGAGGAACACCACGTTGTGATCGCCGCCGGCGGTCGAGCTGCCGCACCATTCCTGTACCGGATACACGACGAAGCGGCCCGGTTCGTTGAAGCGCTCGACCGCGTCGACGCCAAGCTGCCAGTTCTCGTCGGTGATCTGGAAGTCGTTCGCGGTATAGCCGAGCACGTCGATGCCGCCGATGTCGCGGGCGTAGCGCGCGTTGTACTCGGGGCTGTTGGTGCCG
It includes:
- a CDS encoding efflux RND transporter periplasmic adaptor subunit, which encodes MKSPGLDARTFTRPLLTRIVPPARRAPVAIACCAILLTACHSHETPAPELQPVVALAVHEDNGTAQRVLPAQVQARYSTPLSFRVGGKIVERRVRIGDTVKAGQAIATLDPADLRNTLLNARAQLDAAEHRVAYAKQQLDRDRAQAQANLIAPAQLETTQDAYASAVAQRDSALAQMALAGDHLRYATLTADHDGVITSEDADTGQNVEPGQAVFHLDWSGDLDIVCDVSERDLPDLAVGRPARVSLTALPGKVLDARVREVAAAADPQSRTWRVKLTLLSPGPDVRSGMTANVTFDAAAGPAADQAITLPATALFHRGEAPAVWVVRKGSDTLELRAVTIGRYDERTVTVTSGLANDERVVMQGVHTVSAGQHVRIVPPLHAEDLAS
- a CDS encoding efflux RND transporter permease subunit, with the translated sequence MNAPQTPHGTGDGHRAQAGSASRDDDRFNLSAWALKHQQLVIFLIGLATIFGVIGYTRLAQSEDPPFTFRTMVIQTYWPGATARDVQEQVTDRIGRQLQAAPYVDNIKSYSRPGESMIFFSMKDSAPVDQVPETWYQVRKKVGDIRSTLPKGTVGPFFNDEFGDVYTNIYALEGDGYSPAQLHDYADRLRAALLRVPGVAKVDYFGDPAQHVFVEISNAQLTRLAITPQQLAQAIDAQNAVAPAGTITTADDRVFVRPSGAFKDTQALADMLVTVNGRTFRLGDVATVTRGYDDPPVTQMRTNGHAVLGIGVTMQKGGDVIDLGKALDAKAAELQAGLPAGLKLTAVASMPHAVKHSVDDFVEAVGEAVAIVLVVSLVSLGLRTGMVVVITIPIVLAVTALCMHVFGIGLDKVSLGTLVLALGLLVDDAIIAVEMMAVKLEQGWSRTRAAAFAYTSTAFPMLTGTLVTVSGFLPIALAKSSTGEYTRSIFEVSAIALIVSWFAAVVLVPLLGYHMLPERAHHDGHAHGDAVYDTGFYRRLSGWISACIERRWVVLGVTAVLFAIAMAAFTRVPQQFFPNSERPELLVDMRLPEGASFDATLREARRLEKVLDGRPEIAHVVDFVGTGAPRFYLPLDQQLQQPNFAQFVITAKDIESRDRLSHWLESTLASGFPTVRTRVARLENGPPVGFPIKFRVSGDDIATVRGIAEKVADKVRADARTRNVQFDWDEPAERSVSFDIDQLKARELGVTSEDVSGFLAMTLSGYTVTQYRERDKLVDVDLRAPKRERIDPSKLAGLAIPTPHGPVPLGTIGHVRDTLEYGVIWERDRQPTVTVQADVRGEAPSIGVTRDIDAALATVRATLPAGYRIEIGGAAEESMKGQTSINAQMPLMIIAVLTLLMIQLKRFSRTFIVVLTAPLGLIGVVAALLLFGKPFGFVALLGVIAMFGIIMRNSVILVDQIDQDIAAGQPRFTAIVGATVRRFRPIMLTAAAAVLALIPLLRSGFFGPMATALMGGITIATVLTVFFLPALYATCFKVRSDERESRAMDVASSETC
- a CDS encoding TetR/AcrR family transcriptional regulator, which produces MDDRTIGPRRPAGSAGVAAPRQPRGARRKAATRMRLLHAAFRLMAEKGPDNVAISEITEAADVGFGSFYYHFESKDGIFAALTEWVFDDFADGLERLANGLSDPAEVVSVCVRHTLMRARRERLWARFLMREGFSVRALDHGLGRRLRRDSERGIAARRFVVDDPLMSVLAMTGTILAAIAAECHATAASASGMPERVAALVLQTLGLTRAEAHDVATRPLPPGDFATADTA
- a CDS encoding helix-turn-helix domain-containing protein, producing MTMREPNRFKVVQDVADGKLKPWRAAERLASTTPQVRRLAARLREHGQASSVSGHRSKLGNRRLDPGAADRALSIIRDRYADFGPTLPARTRRDA